One region of Triticum aestivum cultivar Chinese Spring chromosome 6B, IWGSC CS RefSeq v2.1, whole genome shotgun sequence genomic DNA includes:
- the LOC123139444 gene encoding wall-associated receptor kinase 2, with product MALAAALLFLLMLLHVLVVAPASARRRPPVARPGCRDSCGNITVSYPFGIGAGCYRNDGQQGFQLECHDSGLFPPRLTVSGFDHHLADLSLASGEARAYLNATRECFSSTGGLVDRTNSYMSLQYSVYRFSDAKNRLVALGCPNLGYFVDGDGYYVSGCMSVCRPSRYAMPGPCTGVGCCQSEIPADISFFGPYLRNFPPSKDSTAFTTNATSCHYVFLVEDEWFTYTDRVFLNRTDDFAVPLVLDWAVRNIDNCSAAGQNATDFACRSVGSQCVDATNGPGYRCSCPKGYDGNPYLDRGCADIDECHLKDEYPCYGVCTNTPGSHTCQCPPGTSGGATAKNGCRPKDNFSLALKTVVGVGVGVFMSVFMCFWLYLGFQKRKLIKAKQNFFEHNGGVILQQQMRSHRGAAEGGASGFKIFSEQELVKATNNFAADQVLGRGGHGIVYKGVLEDKTVVAIKKSKMMEESDIKEFAREMLILSQINHRNVVKLLGCCLDIEVPMLVYEYVSNGTLYHFLHGKELNTDTTLDTRLRIAAESAEALAYMHSSASPPILHGDVKTANILLDNNLTAKVSDFGASKLAPSDEVQIATLVQGTCGYLDPEYLMTCQLTDKSDVYSFGVVLLELLTGKKAICFSGPEDRSLVSRFVAATKAGTHEKLLDGQVRKEMGPEALEEVTHIVTRCVSVSGEERPAMKEVAERLEALRRYQRRPWGQAGGNDSEEGQSLFGRDMERGVEYMFGPQDVLDLEGGSTYTLSL from the exons ATGGCATTAGCAGCCGCCCTTCTGTTCCTGCTGATGCTGTTGCATGTGCTGGTAGTGGCACCGGCGTCAGCTCGTCGGCGGCCGCCCGTGGCGCGGCCGGGGTGCCGCGACAGCTGTGGCAACATCACCGTTTCATACCCATTCGGCATCGGCGCCGGCTGCTACCGCAACGACGGCCAGCAGGGCTTCCAGCTCGAGTGCCATGACTCCGGCCTCTTCCCTCCGCGTCTCACCGTCAGTGGCTTCGACCACCACCTCGCAGACCTCTCCCTCGCGTCCGGCGAGGCCCGCGCCTACCTCAACGCGACGCGGGAGTGCTTCAGCTCCACCGGCGGCCTCGTCGACCGCACCAACAGCTACATGTCCCTCCAGTACAGCGTCTACCGCTTCTCCGACGCCAAGAACCGTCTGGTCGCGCTCGGCTGCCCCAACCTCGGCTACTTCGTCGACGGCGACGGATACTACGTCAGCGGCTGCATGTCCGTGTGCCGCCCTTCGAGGTATGCCATGCCCGGCCCGTGCACCGGCGTCGGGTGCTGCCAGAGCGAGATACCCGCCGACATCAGCTTCTTCGGGCCTTACCTGCGCAACTTCCCGCCGTCCAAAGATTCAACCGCTTTCACCACCAACGCCACGTCCTGCCACTACGTGTTCCTCGTCGAGGACGAGTGGTTCACCTACACCGACCGCGTCTTCCTCAACCGCACCGACGACTTCGCCGTGCCCCTCGTGCTCGACTGGGCCGTCCGCAACATCGACAACTGCAGCGCGGCCGGCCAAAACGCCACCGACTTCGCCTGCCGGAGCGTGGGCAGCCAGTGCGTCGACGCAACCAATGGCCCCGGGTACCGGTGCAGCTGCCCCAAGGGCTACGACGGCAACCCTTATCTCGACCGTGGATGCGCAG ACATCGACGAGTGCCATCTGAAAGACGAATACCCGTGCTACGGTGTGTGCACAAACACGCCGGGGAGCCACACTTGCCAATGCCCACCGGGTACAAGTGGAGGTGCCACCGCCAAGAACGGCTGCAGGCCAAAGGACAATTTCTCCCTAGCTCTGAAAACCGTCGTAG GAGTCGGCGTTGGCGTGTTCATGTCGGTTTTCATGTGCTTCTGGCTCTACCTGGGGTTCCAGAAGAGGAAACTGATCAAAGCAAAACAGAACTTCTTCGAGCACAATGGAGGCGTCATCTTGCAGCAACAGATGCGTTCCCATAGAGGTGCCGCCGAAGGAGGCGCCAGCGGGTTCAAGATATTCTCGGAACAAGAGCTAGTGAAAgccaccaacaacttcgccgccgatCAGGTCCTCGGACGCGGAGGCCATGGCATAGTCTACAAGGGCGTTTTGGAGGACAAGACTGTGGTGGCCATAAAAAAGTCTAAGATGATGGAGGAGTCTGATATCAAGGAGTTCGCGAGGGAGATGCTCATTCTCTCCCAGATCAACCACCGTAATGTTGTCAAGCTGCTCGGTTGCTGCCTTGACATAGAGGTGCCGATGCTGGTTTACGAGTACGTCTCAAACGGCACCCTCTACCACTTCCTCCACGGAAAGGAGCTTAACACTGACACAACCTTGGACACTCGTCTCCGGATAGCAGCAGAGTCCGCGGAGGCGTTGGCATACATGCACTCGTCGGCCTCGCCGCCGATCCTCCATGGAGATGTCAAGACCGCCAACATCCTCCTCGACAACAATCTCACCGCCAAAGTCTCGGACTTTGGGGCATCAAAGCTGGCGCCAAGCGACGAGGTTCAAATCGCAACACTGGTGCAGGGCACCTGCGGGTACCTAGACCCGGAGTACCTCATGACATGCCAGTTGACAGACAAGAGTGATGTGTATAGTTTTGGGGTCGTGCTTTTAGAGCTTCTCACCGGAAAGAAGGCGATCTGCTTCAGCGGGCCAGAGGACAGGAGCCTAGTGTCACGCTTCGTAGCAGCCACGAAGGCCGGCACACATGAGAAGCTCCTGGACGGCCAAGTGAGGAAGGAAATGGGACCCGAAGCACTGGAAGAGGTCACCCACATCGTGACCCGATGCGTGAGCGTGAGCGGGGAAGAGCGTCCGGCCATGAAGGAGGTGGCGGAGAGGCTGGAGGCGCTAAGGAGGTACCAGCGGCGTCCGTGGGGTCAAGCTGGTGGCAATGATTCGGAGGAAGGGCAGAGCTTGTTTGGTAGGGATATGGAACGGGGTGTGGAGTACATGTTTGGGCCTCAAGATGTCCTTGATCTTGAAGGGGGTAGCACATATACTTTAAGCTTGTAG
- the LOC123134937 gene encoding putative laccase-19: MLPMAAGLVVFFFAVLLSAAAGGDAAVVEHNFVVNQVRMRHLCNDTLVTVVNGQFPGPALEAMEGDTVVVHLVNQSPYGITVHWHGVKQRLTCWADGAGMITQCPIQPNTTFTYRFDVTGQEGTLWWHSHVSALRATLHGIIVIRPRSGTYPFPKPDVEVPVIIGEWWQRDLVKVDKNFSIGGSFDDNPAAATINGKLGDLHNCTGVAEDNFVLDVEPGKTYMLRLVNAALFSEYYFKVAGHKLTVVGADANYLKPFTTDVVAVAAGETIDVLMVADAPPCRYYMAALANQPPVPDPQIPVFVSRGVVQYKNIPSDAQNCTEKSPLMPVMPDQHDTITTFYFHGNLTGMQPGGNPLLPQVRDRVDERLFLTLGKGSMCTNNKTSCKRGGNPESFEVAYINNVSFHLPETMAVLQARYYGGKLNNNGVAVQDLPSRPPRAFNFTDTALIPVVPDGKMEELEPTRKATMTRRFAYNATVEVVFQSTATMQSDSNPMHLHGHDFFVLAQGHGNYDAARDVKSYNLVDPPMKNTVQVPRLGWAAIRFVADNPGAWFLHCHFEFHMAMGMAAVFEVDNGPTLETILPPPPSDLPNCTR, from the exons ATGCTCCCCATGGCAGCAGGCCTcgtcgtcttcttcttcgccgtcctcCTCTCGGCGGCTGCTGGTGGCGATGCGGCTGTTGTCGAGCACAATTTCGTTGTGAACCAGGTGCGCATGCGGCATCTGTGCAACGACACGCTGGTGACGGTGGTGAACGGGCAGTTCCCCGGCCCGGCGTTGGAGGCCATGGAAGGGGACAccgtcgtcgtccacctcgtcAACCAGTCACCCTACGGAATCACAGTCCACTG GCACGGCGTGAAGCAGCGGCTGACATGCTGGGCGGACGGCGCCGGGATGATAACGCAGTGCCCGATCCAGCCCAACACGACCTTCACCTACCGGTTCGACGTCACCGGGCAGGAGGGCACCCTGTGGTGGCACTCCCATGTCTCCGCGCTCCGGGCCACCCTGCACGGCATCATCGTCATCCGCCCCAGGTCCGGCACCTACCCGTTTCCCAAGCCCGACGTGGAGGTCCCGGTCATCATCGGTGAGTGGTGGCAGAGGGACCTCGTCAAGGTGGACAAGAACTTCTCCATCGGGGGCTCGTTCGACGATAACCCTGCCGCCGCCACCATCAACGGGAAGCTCGGAGACCTCCACAACTGCACCG GGGTGGCGGAAGACAACTTCGTGCTCGACGTGGAACCCGGCAAGACGTACATGCTGCGGCTGGTGAACGCGGCGCTCTTCTccgagtactacttcaaggtggcCGGGCACAAGCTCACGGTGGTTGGCGCCGACGCCAACTATCTGAAGCCATTCACGACAGACGTCGTCGCAGTCGCGGCGGGCGAGACCATCGACGTGCTCATGGTCGCCGACGCCCCGCCCTGCAGGTACTACATGGCTGCCCTGGCCAACCAGCCTCCGGTGCCTGACCCGCAGATCCCGGTATTCGTCTCCAGAGGGGTGGTGCAGTACAAGAACATCCCCAGCGACGCGCAAAACTGCACAGAGAAATCGCCTCTCATGCCTGTGATGCCTGACCAGCACGACACGATCACGACCTTCTACTTCCATGGCAACCTCACCGGCATGCAGCCTGGTGGTAACCCGCTGCTGCCTCAGGTCCGGGATCGTGTGGACGAGCGTCTGTTCCTCACCCTGGGCAAGGGCTCCATGTGCACGAACAACAAAACGTCCTGCAAGCGAGGAGGAAACCCGGAGTCCTTCGAGGTGGCCTACATCAACAACGTGTCTTTCCACCTCCCGGAGACGATGGCGGTGCTCCAAGCGCGGTACTATGGCGGCAAGTTGAACAACAACGGCGTGGCGGTGCAGGACCTGCCCAGCAGGCCACCGAGGGCGTTCAACTTCACCGACACGGCGCTGATACCGGTCGTGCCCGACGGCAAGATGGAGGAGCTCGAGCCCACGCGGAAGGCCACTATGACAAGGCGGTTCGCGTACAACGCGACGGTGGAGGTGGTGTTTCAGAGCACGGCCACCATGCAGAGTGACTCAAACCCTATGCACCTCCACGGCCACGACTTCTTCGTGCTCGCGCAGGGACACGGCAACTACGACGCCGCCAGGGACGTCAAGAGCTACAACCTGGTGGACCCGCCCATGAAGAACACCGTGCAGGTGCCGAGGCTCGGGTGGGCCGCCATCCGCTTCGTCGCCGACAACCCCGGGGCGTGGTTCCTGCACTGCCACTTCGAGTTCCACATGGCCATGGGCATGGCGGCGGTGTTTGAGGTGGACAACGGGCCCACACTCGAAACCATTCTCCCACCACCACCTTCGGATCTGCCAAACTGCACGAGATAG